A DNA window from Solanum lycopersicum chromosome 3, SLM_r2.1 contains the following coding sequences:
- the LOC101252965 gene encoding uncharacterized protein → MKKPAILYHYPCPDGAFAALAAHLYFSSLPITPLYFPNTVYSPIRVEDLPLNQIDHVYLLDFVGPSGFVQQLKSKVERVVVLDHHKTAKELLGGGTSETENVSKVIDMDRSGATISYDYFKEKLITGNNNEAADGNAVKIGEFDRVRRLFEYIEDRDLWRWKLPDSKAFSSGLDDRHIEYDVNLNPSLFQQLLALDLKSVVEQGKISLSYKQKRIDEVIEQSFEIALGAGAFGCCLAVNADSLPELRSELGNQLAVKSRNMKLRGIGAIVYKVPELENNEMLKVSLRSIGDEDTTSISQAFGGGGHRNASSCMLKCAEFENWKVSNRTST, encoded by the exons ATGAAGAAACCGGCAATTCTTTACCATTACCCATGCCCTGATGGAGCTTTTGCCGCTTTGGCTgctcatctttatttttcttctctacCTATAACTCCTCTTTACTTCCCCAACACTGTTTACTCTCCCATCAG GGTGGAGGACCTTCCTCTAAATCAAATTGATCATGTTTACCTCTTGGATTTTGTGGGTCCTTCTGGTTTTGTTCAGCAACTCAAGTCAAAAGTTGAACG TGTTGTTGTATTGGACCATCACAAGACTGCAAAAGAGCTGTTAGGTGGAGGGACATCTGAGACTGAAAATGTGAGCAAAGTGATCGACATGGATAGAAGTGGGGCTACTATTTCTTATGATTATTTCAAAGAGAAGCTCATAACCGGAAACAATAATGAAGCTGCTGACGGCAATGCAGTAAAGATTGGTGAATTTGACAGAGTCAGGAGATTATTCGAATATATAGAGGACAGAGATTTGTGGAGATGGAAACTCCCAGACAGTAAAGCATTCAGCAGTGGGTTGGATGATCGCCATATTGAATATGATGTCAATTTGAATCCCTCCTTGTTTCAACAG TTGCTTGCTTTGGATCTAAAATCTGTTGTAGAGCAAGGAAAGATAAGCTTGTCGTACAAACAGAAACGTATAGATGAGGTCATCGAGCAATCATTTGAGATAGCACTTGGAGCTGGAGCGTTTGGTTGTTGCCTG GCAGTTAATGCAGATTCTTTGCCTGAGCTAAGAAGTGAGCTTGGGAACCAGTTGGCAGTCAAAAGTCGTAATATGAAGTTGAG GGGTATTGGAGCTATTGTTTATAAGGTACCTGAGCTTGAAAACAATGAGATGTTAAAGGTTAGCCTGAGGAGCATTGGTGATGAAGATACGACATCTATCTCCCAG GCATTTGGTGGCGGTGGGCATCGAAATGCCAGTTCATGTATGTTAAAATGTGCTGAGTTTGAGAATTGGAAGGTTTCAAATAGGACCTCGACATAG
- the LOC101253264 gene encoding NAC domain-containing protein 54 isoform X2, producing MAPVGLPPGFRFHPTDEELVNYYLKRKIHGQEIELDIIPEVDLYKCEPWELAEKSFLPSRDPEWYFFGPRDRKYPNGFRTNRATRAGYWKSTGKDRRVTSQNRAIGMKKTLVYYRGRAPQGIRTDWVMHEYRLDDKECEEISSIQDSYALCRVFKKNGVCSDIEELGQPSINVPSFEYPLTQGINNNNNIHHEQYQTPSPDVPLASSCCIEEEEKDDSWMQFITEDVWCSSNSSFQQGEDIPPLAFTNL from the exons ATGGCACCCGTTGGACTACCTCCTGGTTTCAGATTTCATCCCACCGATGAAGAACTCGTCAATTATtatctcaaaagaaaaattcatgGTCAGGAAATTGAACTTGATATTATTCCTGAAGTTGATCTCTACAAATGTGAGCCTTGGGAATTAGCAG AGAAATCGTTTTTGCCCAGTAGAGATCCAGAATGGTACTTTTTCGGTCCGAGGGATAGAAAATATCCGAACGGATTCAGAACGAATAGAGCAACTCGAGCAGGATACTGGAAATCTACTGGGAAAGATCGGAGAGTGACGTCACAGAATCGCGCTATTGGGATGAAGAAGACGTTGGTTTATTACAGAGGAAGAGCGCCGCAGGGGATTAGAACTGATTGGGTAATGCATGAATATCGACTCGATGACAAAGAGTGTGAAGAAATCTCCAGTATTCAG GATTCATATGCATTGTGTCGTGTATTCAAGAAAAATGGTGTTTGTTCAGATATAGAAGAACTAGGACAACCAAGTATTAATGTACCATCATTTGAGTACCCATTAACTCAAGgcattaacaacaacaataatattcaTCATGAACAATACCAAACACCATCTCCAGATGTTCCATTAGCATCATCATGTtgtattgaagaagaagaaaaagatgattCATGGATGCAGTTTATTACAGAAGATGTATGGTGTTCTTCCAACTCTTCTTTTCAACAAGGTGAAGATATCCCTCCACTTGCTTTCACAAATTTATAA
- the LOC101253264 gene encoding NAC domain-containing protein 54 isoform X1 — protein sequence MAPVGLPPGFRFHPTDEELVNYYLKRKIHGQEIELDIIPEVDLYKCEPWELAEKSFLPSRDPEWYFFGPRDRKYPNGFRTNRATRAGYWKSTGKDRRVTSQNRAIGMKKTLVYYRGRAPQGIRTDWVMHEYRLDDKECEEISSIQVDSYALCRVFKKNGVCSDIEELGQPSINVPSFEYPLTQGINNNNNIHHEQYQTPSPDVPLASSCCIEEEEKDDSWMQFITEDVWCSSNSSFQQGEDIPPLAFTNL from the exons ATGGCACCCGTTGGACTACCTCCTGGTTTCAGATTTCATCCCACCGATGAAGAACTCGTCAATTATtatctcaaaagaaaaattcatgGTCAGGAAATTGAACTTGATATTATTCCTGAAGTTGATCTCTACAAATGTGAGCCTTGGGAATTAGCAG AGAAATCGTTTTTGCCCAGTAGAGATCCAGAATGGTACTTTTTCGGTCCGAGGGATAGAAAATATCCGAACGGATTCAGAACGAATAGAGCAACTCGAGCAGGATACTGGAAATCTACTGGGAAAGATCGGAGAGTGACGTCACAGAATCGCGCTATTGGGATGAAGAAGACGTTGGTTTATTACAGAGGAAGAGCGCCGCAGGGGATTAGAACTGATTGGGTAATGCATGAATATCGACTCGATGACAAAGAGTGTGAAGAAATCTCCAGTATTCAGGTA GATTCATATGCATTGTGTCGTGTATTCAAGAAAAATGGTGTTTGTTCAGATATAGAAGAACTAGGACAACCAAGTATTAATGTACCATCATTTGAGTACCCATTAACTCAAGgcattaacaacaacaataatattcaTCATGAACAATACCAAACACCATCTCCAGATGTTCCATTAGCATCATCATGTtgtattgaagaagaagaaaaagatgattCATGGATGCAGTTTATTACAGAAGATGTATGGTGTTCTTCCAACTCTTCTTTTCAACAAGGTGAAGATATCCCTCCACTTGCTTTCACAAATTTATAA